The following are encoded in a window of Aerococcus sanguinicola genomic DNA:
- a CDS encoding ZinT/AdcA family metal-binding protein, with translation MKRDVLMVSLLSVLALGACQASDAPANQAAASSSQTEQATSQDHSGHSHEGHDHGEDSHDHTHDHSGEDHDHAFEVTKETLVGKEGEDYLVAHGDHYHKVPADKLTEEERKDFDDYLAAHPNLKADHEKALQVQAGYFDDADVADRTLADWQGDWQSVAPYLEDGTLDPVMEFKAVKSEGEKSAEDYKAYYQKGYQTDLKGIKIEGDQITFIKKDGSTATGTYRAEGSKILDYEKGNRGVRPLFTKVSGDEEAYNYVQFSDHHVAPSDHVNHFHIFVGNDSHEALFEEMDNWPTFYPKAWTGDQILEDQLHH, from the coding sequence TTGAAACGAGATGTATTAATGGTGAGTCTGCTGAGTGTTCTGGCCCTGGGCGCTTGCCAGGCTTCGGATGCGCCCGCTAATCAAGCGGCAGCTTCTTCTAGTCAGACCGAGCAGGCGACGAGTCAGGATCATTCGGGACACAGCCATGAGGGGCACGACCATGGAGAGGATAGCCACGATCATACGCATGACCACAGTGGGGAAGACCATGACCATGCTTTTGAAGTGACCAAGGAGACCCTGGTCGGCAAGGAAGGGGAGGACTACCTGGTGGCGCACGGCGACCACTACCACAAAGTTCCTGCCGACAAGCTGACTGAAGAGGAGCGGAAGGACTTCGATGACTATTTGGCGGCCCATCCCAATCTTAAGGCCGACCATGAGAAGGCGCTCCAGGTCCAAGCCGGCTACTTCGACGATGCGGATGTAGCTGACCGAACCCTAGCAGATTGGCAGGGCGACTGGCAGTCGGTGGCCCCTTATTTAGAAGACGGCACTTTGGACCCTGTTATGGAATTTAAGGCGGTCAAGTCCGAGGGCGAGAAGTCGGCGGAAGACTACAAGGCCTATTACCAGAAGGGCTACCAGACCGACCTCAAGGGAATCAAGATCGAGGGCGACCAGATTACTTTTATCAAGAAAGACGGATCGACCGCAACTGGGACCTACCGGGCAGAAGGCTCGAAGATTCTCGATTATGAAAAAGGCAACCGCGGCGTCCGTCCCTTGTTTACCAAGGTATCCGGCGATGAGGAAGCCTATAATTATGTCCAGTTCTCGGACCACCACGTTGCCCCGAGCGACCATGTCAACCACTTCCATATCTTTGTAGGGAACGACTCCCACGAAGCCCTCTTTGAAGAAATGGACAACTGGCCAACCTTCTACCCCAAGGCATGGACCGGCGACCAGATCCTCGAAGACCAACTCCATCATTAG
- a CDS encoding MetQ/NlpA family ABC transporter substrate-binding protein: protein MKRFGKFFLALLAFLLLGACGKHEEASSENQAAKDKVRVAVVGSSEKEIWEFVADKAKAEGIDLEVVELTDYNQPNQALANGDVELNAFQHYAFLKQWNEDHKEDLTPIGLTFITPLYIFSDKVDDLKDLPEGGQVLIPQETSIQGRALLALQTAGVLKLRDGGSTLSQVSDVIENPKNIELVEVESAQAPRLVKDVDAAVVNGSFAEDAGMKIEENIFTDADHLDQIPNDRYNLIVARKEDQNNSTLQKIVQLYQAQDVADKMNEVSPGQYYPVWGQKVDFIP from the coding sequence ATGAAGCGATTTGGGAAATTTTTTTTAGCACTTTTAGCGTTCTTGCTTTTGGGGGCTTGTGGCAAGCACGAGGAGGCGTCGTCGGAGAACCAGGCGGCCAAGGATAAGGTGCGCGTGGCGGTGGTTGGCTCGAGCGAGAAGGAAATCTGGGAGTTTGTCGCAGATAAGGCCAAGGCGGAAGGGATCGACCTGGAAGTGGTGGAGTTAACCGACTACAACCAACCCAACCAGGCCCTGGCCAATGGAGACGTCGAGCTCAACGCCTTCCAGCATTATGCCTTCCTCAAGCAGTGGAATGAGGACCACAAGGAAGACTTGACGCCGATTGGGCTGACCTTCATCACACCGCTCTATATCTTCTCTGACAAGGTGGATGATCTCAAGGACCTTCCGGAAGGTGGCCAGGTCTTGATTCCCCAGGAGACTTCGATTCAGGGGCGGGCGCTCTTAGCCTTGCAGACGGCGGGTGTATTGAAGCTCCGCGATGGCGGGTCGACCCTGTCTCAGGTCAGTGATGTCATTGAGAATCCTAAGAATATTGAGCTGGTGGAAGTGGAATCCGCCCAAGCCCCTCGCCTAGTCAAGGACGTGGATGCGGCGGTAGTGAACGGGTCCTTCGCTGAAGACGCAGGTATGAAGATTGAGGAAAATATCTTCACCGATGCCGACCACTTGGATCAAATTCCAAATGATCGCTATAATTTAATCGTGGCGCGCAAGGAAGACCAGAATAACTCCACACTTCAAAAAATTGTTCAGCTCTACCAAGCCCAAGATGTGGCGGACAAGATGAATGAAGTGAGTCCAGGCCAGTACTATCCGGTCTGGGGACAAAAGGTGGACTTCATCCCATAA
- the argF gene encoding ornithine carbamoyltransferase yields the protein MLQGRNFLRVSDFSQAELRNLVDFALHLKDLKARGIPHPYLEGQNLALVFNKASTRTRAAFTVAASDLGADLEYFSTADMQLGTKESVADTARVLGRIFDGIGFRGAAQEDVDILAAEAGVPVWNALTDLAHPMQMVGDYMTLKEAYGDLAGLKLVYVGDGRNNVANSLLLAGLILGVEVVIAAPESLQPNAQVRALADRLSETYGTPYQLTEDVHTAVQEADAIYTDVWVSMGEEDQLEERINLLQPYQVNAQLMAETGKDTIFMHCLPAYHNGESEKGRALVDQYGEAAFEVTDEVFQSEAGWQFQQAENRLHSTKAILAATNGHLFVPGV from the coding sequence ATGTTACAAGGACGAAATTTTTTACGGGTGAGTGATTTTAGTCAAGCGGAATTGCGCAATTTGGTGGATTTTGCCTTGCATCTTAAGGATCTTAAGGCGCGGGGGATTCCTCATCCTTATTTGGAGGGGCAGAACTTGGCTCTAGTTTTCAACAAGGCTTCGACGCGGACGCGGGCGGCTTTTACGGTAGCAGCTAGCGATCTGGGGGCGGATTTGGAGTATTTTTCCACGGCGGATATGCAGTTGGGGACCAAGGAATCTGTTGCGGATACAGCTCGGGTTCTGGGGCGGATTTTTGATGGGATTGGTTTTCGCGGGGCGGCTCAGGAAGATGTGGATATTCTGGCTGCTGAAGCGGGGGTGCCGGTCTGGAATGCTTTAACGGACTTGGCCCATCCCATGCAGATGGTGGGCGACTACATGACTCTCAAGGAGGCTTACGGTGACTTGGCTGGGCTCAAGTTGGTCTATGTGGGGGACGGGCGTAACAATGTGGCCAATTCCCTGCTCTTGGCGGGCCTGATCCTAGGGGTTGAAGTGGTCATCGCGGCACCCGAATCCCTCCAGCCAAATGCCCAAGTTCGTGCGCTAGCGGACCGATTATCTGAGACTTACGGGACGCCCTACCAACTGACAGAGGATGTCCATACCGCTGTCCAAGAAGCGGACGCCATCTACACCGATGTCTGGGTCTCCATGGGGGAAGAAGACCAGCTGGAAGAGCGCATCAATTTACTCCAGCCCTACCAAGTCAATGCCCAGCTTATGGCAGAGACAGGCAAGGACACCATCTTCATGCACTGCCTCCCTGCCTACCACAACGGTGAGAGTGAAAAAGGCCGGGCCCTGGTCGATCAATACGGCGAGGCTGCCTTTGAAGTTACGGACGAGGTCTTCCAATCCGAGGCCGGCTGGCAATTCCAACAAGCTGAAAACCGCCTGCACTCGACCAAGGCCATTCTGGCGGCGACTAATGGGCATTTGTTTGTGCCGGGAGTTTAG
- a CDS encoding ABC transporter substrate-binding protein, with product MKIKQLVKILGLGALALGLGACGQAAEDNSQAEASVGVLQFMEHESLDRAREGFTDALKEAGYEEGKNLTLNYQNAQGDQSNLQSITQQLAGKNDLILSIATPAAQAMLNTDKKTPQLFTAVTDPVSAKLVESAEKPGANMTGTSDGAPTDKVVDLLLKADPSIKTIGILYNSSEVNSEMQYKEAKDYIESKGLKVESMTVTTTNEIQQATKALAKKVDGIYLPTDNTVANTIQTIGQVLKEEKVPSVAAFDAGVEGTLCAYGVDYYELGKQTGQMAIDILKNGKNPGEMPVQKSEKLVVKVNEDMAQALGSDPKSLTEE from the coding sequence ATGAAAATCAAGCAATTAGTTAAAATATTAGGTCTCGGTGCCCTAGCGCTGGGTTTAGGGGCTTGCGGGCAAGCAGCCGAAGATAATAGTCAAGCCGAAGCATCAGTGGGTGTCCTCCAATTTATGGAACACGAATCACTCGACCGGGCCCGGGAAGGTTTCACAGATGCTCTCAAGGAAGCCGGCTATGAAGAAGGCAAGAATTTAACACTCAACTACCAAAATGCCCAGGGTGACCAATCCAACTTGCAGAGTATCACCCAGCAATTAGCAGGTAAAAACGACCTCATCCTCTCCATCGCTACCCCAGCTGCCCAAGCCATGCTGAACACCGATAAGAAGACGCCCCAACTTTTCACGGCAGTTACTGATCCGGTCAGCGCCAAATTGGTCGAAAGTGCGGAAAAACCTGGCGCTAACATGACGGGAACCAGCGACGGCGCGCCAACGGACAAGGTCGTCGACCTCTTGCTCAAGGCGGACCCTTCCATTAAAACCATAGGCATCCTCTACAACTCCAGCGAGGTCAACTCCGAGATGCAGTACAAGGAAGCCAAGGACTATATCGAATCCAAGGGGCTCAAGGTGGAAAGCATGACCGTCACCACGACCAACGAAATCCAACAAGCCACCAAGGCCCTGGCTAAGAAAGTCGACGGCATCTACCTGCCAACCGACAACACCGTCGCCAACACCATCCAAACCATCGGCCAAGTGCTCAAAGAAGAAAAAGTGCCTTCAGTTGCTGCCTTCGATGCTGGCGTGGAAGGTACCCTCTGCGCTTACGGGGTGGACTACTACGAACTCGGCAAGCAAACCGGTCAAATGGCCATCGACATCCTGAAAAACGGTAAAAACCCAGGCGAAATGCCCGTTCAAAAATCCGAAAAATTAGTGGTTAAAGTCAATGAAGACATGGCCCAGGCACTCGGCAGCGACCCAAAGTCCTTAACGGAAGAGTAA
- the mprF gene encoding bifunctional lysylphosphatidylglycerol flippase/synthetase MprF → MDFIRRHKRVLQIFFYVLIFGLLGYFIRHELQGIDWQLFRQSLGEKTIWIQLALLLTGLLGFSVNGLYDLNATRDYPLTAAPLDILKIGWISQAFNEFIDFGGLTGGTLRANFYKKAGLPAESALQLSVMNWAASFLGLVFLIFLALPLAWGRSLGWPLVLALIFTLYLPAFLLADRVPWFQRLFDRYQLQQISWRKKWGYVGVSILDWSAALTYFLFVMSVFNPNFAWTDGLLIYVFSIVVGLFSFVPGGVGAFDVTVLLLMQKAGYETANVLAALVVLRVCYYIIPWVLASTYVLGRWYREKTEDFHLTFWSDVLVKSLALVMFIGGALLVSTALAPELFERVRLLNHLVPRLFEQVSAFITLIVGIVTLLLSLGINARVRRVYQAAMGLLPLGAVLCLVRGISYREALVVMAVWILLYANRRQFIRASVPLTRRNILVASLLTILVLGVTSVAVAWHILRLQGELVITINLVHLMLSLLIVVGLALLLLFSQSKKLAFQSPSPEEVDAYLALVDQYGGTEYSHLVRLYDKQIFFGPDQEAAVLYRSVGRNMLVLGGPVGQPASFDRLLQAFAAYAHDAGMQLAYYEVSPRYLDHFCNMGYLTVKIGEAAIISLTDFTFEGKKNRNRRQIRNAMEKAGLRFEVLTPPHSPETLAELKGISDDWLEGRSEMAYSLGAFQEDYLQASPIFVLRSDERVEAFANLMPISSTSVSIDLMRFGGDTVDNVMQMLLLQIIAWAKEEGYETFDLGMAPLANVGDQTYSRSRDRVIRLVYEYGNRVYGFKGLRAYKDKFRPHWENRYLVYAEAAALPQILLGLYEAVNRSYKKKEK, encoded by the coding sequence ATGGATTTTATTAGACGGCACAAGCGCGTGCTCCAAATCTTTTTTTATGTCTTGATTTTTGGGCTTTTAGGTTATTTCATCCGCCACGAGCTCCAGGGGATTGACTGGCAACTCTTCCGCCAGTCCTTGGGGGAGAAGACCATTTGGATTCAACTGGCCCTCCTCCTGACGGGGCTCTTGGGCTTCTCGGTCAACGGACTCTATGATTTAAATGCCACCCGGGATTATCCTTTGACGGCAGCCCCGCTGGATATCCTTAAGATCGGCTGGATTAGCCAGGCCTTCAATGAATTCATCGATTTCGGGGGCTTGACGGGGGGAACCTTGCGGGCGAACTTCTACAAGAAGGCGGGTCTGCCGGCTGAATCGGCCCTCCAATTGTCGGTGATGAATTGGGCGGCGAGTTTCCTGGGCTTGGTCTTTTTGATCTTCCTCGCCTTGCCCCTGGCCTGGGGACGGTCGCTGGGTTGGCCCTTAGTCCTGGCGCTCATCTTCACCCTCTACCTGCCAGCCTTTCTCTTGGCGGACCGGGTGCCCTGGTTCCAACGCCTCTTTGACCGCTACCAGCTCCAGCAGATTTCCTGGCGCAAAAAATGGGGCTATGTGGGCGTATCCATCCTTGACTGGTCGGCTGCCCTGACTTACTTTCTCTTTGTCATGTCTGTCTTTAACCCCAATTTTGCCTGGACGGACGGCTTACTGATCTATGTCTTCAGTATCGTGGTGGGCCTCTTCAGCTTCGTCCCAGGTGGGGTGGGGGCCTTCGATGTGACGGTCCTCCTGCTCATGCAGAAGGCGGGCTATGAGACGGCCAATGTTCTCGCCGCCTTGGTGGTTCTCCGCGTGTGTTACTATATTATTCCCTGGGTCCTGGCTTCGACCTATGTTCTGGGCCGCTGGTACCGGGAGAAGACGGAGGACTTCCACCTGACATTCTGGTCAGATGTCCTGGTCAAAAGTTTGGCGCTCGTCATGTTTATCGGTGGCGCCCTCCTCGTGTCGACCGCTTTGGCACCGGAACTCTTCGAACGGGTCCGCCTGCTCAACCACCTGGTGCCCCGGCTCTTTGAACAAGTCTCGGCCTTTATCACCTTAATTGTGGGGATTGTGACCCTCCTGCTTTCGCTTGGTATCAATGCCCGGGTCCGCCGGGTCTACCAGGCGGCGATGGGCCTCTTGCCCCTGGGCGCTGTCCTCTGCCTGGTTCGGGGCATCTCTTACCGGGAGGCCCTGGTCGTGATGGCCGTCTGGATCCTCCTCTATGCCAACCGCCGGCAATTTATCCGGGCTAGCGTGCCCCTGACCCGGCGTAATATCCTTGTTGCTAGTCTCTTGACTATCCTTGTCCTGGGGGTGACCAGCGTGGCAGTGGCCTGGCACATCCTCCGCCTCCAGGGGGAATTGGTCATTACCATCAACCTGGTTCATCTCATGCTGAGTTTATTGATTGTTGTGGGCTTGGCCCTGCTCCTTCTTTTCAGCCAGTCGAAGAAGCTGGCCTTCCAAAGTCCGAGTCCAGAAGAGGTTGATGCCTATCTGGCCCTGGTCGACCAGTACGGGGGGACGGAATACAGCCACCTAGTTCGTCTCTATGATAAGCAGATTTTTTTCGGGCCAGACCAAGAGGCGGCCGTGCTCTACCGGTCGGTGGGGCGGAACATGTTGGTTCTCGGTGGTCCTGTCGGCCAGCCCGCTTCTTTTGACCGCTTGCTCCAAGCTTTTGCCGCCTATGCCCATGATGCCGGCATGCAGCTGGCCTATTATGAGGTCAGTCCCCGCTACCTGGATCATTTTTGTAATATGGGTTATTTGACCGTCAAGATCGGGGAGGCGGCTATTATCTCTCTGACTGACTTCACTTTTGAGGGGAAAAAGAACCGCAACCGCCGGCAGATCCGCAATGCCATGGAGAAGGCAGGCCTGCGTTTTGAAGTTCTGACCCCGCCCCATAGCCCGGAAACTTTAGCTGAATTGAAGGGGATTTCGGATGACTGGTTGGAGGGGCGGAGTGAGATGGCCTATTCGCTGGGGGCTTTCCAGGAAGACTACCTGCAGGCCAGTCCCATCTTTGTCCTGCGCTCGGATGAGCGGGTGGAGGCCTTTGCTAACCTCATGCCCATCAGTTCGACGAGCGTATCAATTGATTTAATGCGCTTTGGGGGGGATACTGTAGATAACGTGATGCAGATGCTCTTGCTGCAGATTATAGCCTGGGCTAAGGAGGAAGGCTACGAGACCTTTGACCTGGGGATGGCCCCGCTGGCTAATGTTGGCGACCAGACCTATTCGCGCTCGCGGGACCGGGTGATCCGCCTAGTCTATGAGTACGGCAACCGGGTCTATGGCTTCAAGGGCCTGCGCGCCTACAAGGATAAGTTCCGCCCCCACTGGGAGAACCGCTACCTGGTCTACGCCGAAGCCGCCGCCCTGCCCCAGATCCTCCTCGGCCTCTATGAAGCAGTCAACCGGTCTTATAAGAAAAAGGAGAAATAA
- a CDS encoding LURP-one-related/scramblase family protein, whose protein sequence is MHTLYIKQRIFKITDNYPIKDDQGKVCYQVDQDFKLIGDKIHVTDPHGDEVFTVKRKLIRLFPTYSVEFADGQSLKVRSQLSLMRRKVKVSSDDFQLKVRGNLIDHKFTVSESGNEIGTIRKKLISIGDSFEIQVKDPNYEQVLVAITIAIDNLMDREDDEEDED, encoded by the coding sequence ATGCATACTCTCTATATCAAACAACGTATCTTCAAAATTACGGATAATTATCCCATCAAAGACGACCAAGGCAAGGTCTGCTACCAGGTGGACCAAGACTTCAAGCTGATCGGCGATAAGATCCATGTGACTGATCCCCATGGTGATGAGGTTTTCACCGTTAAGCGCAAGTTGATCCGTCTCTTCCCAACCTATAGTGTGGAATTCGCGGACGGTCAATCGCTCAAGGTTAGAAGCCAGCTCTCCCTCATGCGTCGCAAGGTCAAGGTCAGCTCCGACGACTTCCAACTGAAAGTGCGTGGCAACCTGATCGACCACAAGTTCACAGTTAGCGAAAGTGGAAATGAGATCGGCACCATCCGCAAAAAGCTCATCAGCATTGGCGACAGCTTTGAAATCCAAGTCAAAGATCCCAATTACGAACAAGTCCTCGTCGCTATTACCATTGCCATCGACAACCTGATGGACCGTGAAGACGACGAGGAAGACGAGGATTAG
- a CDS encoding YczE/YyaS/YitT family protein: MTTHIWKRALVLAIGIAINALGIVLITKANLGTTAVSSLPLVLSLATPLSLGTLLFIFNALYIVGQMALYRRDFQSWQWLQLGVNLILSLVTDWSAAALSWLQPNTIWSQALCLVLGCAVLAFGIALEVAADWLYVSAEGIVQAITTHFAWPFGRVKIAFDGTITGLAVLFSFLLLGGLEGVGWGTLISAFLIGRFVAFYQKNLPVLGRIGAWKISDRI; the protein is encoded by the coding sequence ATGACGACACATATTTGGAAACGGGCGCTGGTTTTAGCCATAGGAATTGCCATTAATGCTTTGGGGATTGTGCTGATTACCAAGGCCAACTTGGGGACAACGGCGGTCTCTAGTTTGCCCTTGGTGCTGAGTTTGGCGACGCCGCTGAGCTTGGGGACCTTGCTTTTTATCTTCAATGCCCTCTACATTGTCGGGCAGATGGCCCTCTACCGCCGGGATTTCCAGTCCTGGCAGTGGCTCCAGCTCGGGGTTAATTTGATTCTCAGCCTGGTGACGGATTGGTCGGCGGCAGCCTTGTCTTGGCTCCAACCCAACACAATCTGGTCCCAGGCTCTCTGCCTGGTTTTGGGCTGTGCGGTCCTGGCTTTTGGGATTGCCTTGGAAGTGGCGGCGGACTGGCTCTATGTGTCGGCGGAGGGCATCGTCCAGGCCATCACGACCCATTTTGCTTGGCCGTTCGGTCGGGTGAAGATTGCCTTCGACGGGACCATTACCGGTTTGGCGGTTCTTTTCTCCTTCCTCTTGCTCGGCGGCTTGGAGGGGGTAGGCTGGGGGACCTTGATTTCGGCCTTTTTGATCGGACGCTTCGTTGCTTTTTACCAAAAAAATTTGCCTGTCCTGGGCCGGATTGGGGCTTGGAAGATAAGTGATCGCATTTAA
- a CDS encoding O-acetylhomoserine aminocarboxypropyltransferase/cysteine synthase family protein, which translates to MTKPNPTEKYKGFNTKQVHAGHQLDETGARAVPIYQTTSYVFKDAEQAANRFALTDAGGIYSRITNPTVGVLEERVAALENGTAGIAVASGSAAITYAILNIAKTGDNIISATSLYGGTFNLFSVTLPDLGIETRFVKDIEDFDAVEKLIDDETRAIYLETIGNPKTNLIDIDKVSAFAHQHGLPVIVDNTFATPYLYRPLDHGADVVVHSATKFLGGHGTTLAGIVVENGQFDWKNNERFPGFSTPDSHYNGLVFGDLAPAAFTTKIRAQVLRDTGACLSAQDAFLIINGIETLSLRVERHVANAEKIAKHLEDHPKVDWVAYPGLESSPYHELAERDFPNGVGSIFSFGVKGGKEAGIRFVDALEIFSNLANVADVRSLVVHPASTTHAQLSDEELEEAGVGQDLIRLSIGIEDVDDLIADLDQALDQA; encoded by the coding sequence ATGACTAAGCCAAATCCAACTGAAAAATATAAGGGTTTTAATACGAAACAAGTTCACGCTGGCCACCAACTCGATGAAACGGGTGCGCGGGCGGTACCGATTTATCAAACGACTTCCTATGTCTTTAAAGATGCTGAACAAGCGGCCAACCGCTTTGCCTTAACCGATGCGGGTGGGATTTATTCGCGTATCACCAACCCAACCGTGGGCGTCCTCGAAGAACGCGTGGCTGCTCTGGAAAACGGAACAGCTGGGATTGCGGTAGCTTCCGGATCAGCGGCAATTACTTATGCCATCCTCAATATTGCTAAGACGGGGGATAATATTATCTCTGCGACCAGTCTTTACGGCGGAACCTTCAACTTATTTAGCGTGACCCTGCCTGACTTAGGGATTGAAACGCGTTTTGTCAAGGATATCGAAGATTTCGACGCCGTGGAAAAATTAATTGACGACGAGACCCGGGCCATCTACCTGGAGACCATCGGCAATCCTAAGACCAACCTGATCGATATCGACAAGGTCAGCGCGTTTGCCCATCAACACGGCCTGCCTGTGATTGTGGATAATACCTTCGCCACACCTTACCTCTATCGGCCTCTAGACCACGGTGCCGATGTGGTGGTCCACTCTGCAACCAAATTCCTGGGCGGCCACGGGACAACTCTGGCAGGGATTGTCGTTGAAAATGGCCAGTTCGATTGGAAGAATAACGAGCGTTTCCCTGGCTTCTCGACGCCTGACTCTCACTATAATGGCCTGGTCTTCGGCGACCTAGCACCAGCGGCCTTCACGACTAAGATCCGCGCCCAAGTTCTCCGCGACACCGGGGCCTGCCTGAGCGCTCAGGACGCCTTCCTGATTATCAATGGGATTGAAACCCTGTCCCTGCGTGTGGAACGCCACGTGGCCAATGCAGAAAAGATCGCGAAACACTTAGAAGACCATCCTAAGGTAGACTGGGTGGCTTATCCTGGTCTGGAAAGCTCTCCTTACCATGAACTCGCTGAGCGTGACTTCCCGAACGGGGTTGGATCCATCTTCTCCTTTGGGGTTAAAGGGGGCAAGGAAGCTGGTATCCGCTTCGTGGATGCCCTAGAAATCTTCTCCAACCTGGCCAATGTGGCTGACGTCCGTTCCTTAGTGGTCCACCCTGCCTCAACCACCCATGCCCAATTATCCGATGAAGAATTGGAAGAAGCTGGGGTTGGCCAAGACCTGATCCGTCTATCGATCGGGATCGAAGATGTCGATGACCTGATTGCAGACCTCGACCAAGCTTTGGACCAAGCCTAA